In one Brevibacillus composti genomic region, the following are encoded:
- a CDS encoding molybdopterin biosynthesis protein, with the protein MRKIYLEDTPLGEAQEKIKQRVHFSPKTEVIPTAEALGRVTAEPIYAKVSMPNYHASAMDGIAVKAEKTYAAHEQHPVHLKRGEDYIEVDTGDPIPDGFDAVIMIEHVHQVDEETIEILEAAAPWQHIRPIGEDVVVGEVIVPARHKLRPVDLGALLAGGIVSVPVFRKPRVVIIPTGSELIPPSEHVAEGEIIEFNGTVFAAYLREWGAEPILRGIVADDYALIREALREAVQEADLVLLNAGSSAGREDFTVHVVEELGEVLTHGVATRPGKPVVVGIVEGKPVIGLPGYPVSAYLNLEWFARSLIHHYYGSMEPERPRIEATIGRRIVSVMGAEDFIRMTVGCIDGKYIANPLTRAAGVTMSMVRADGLLRIPPGHLGYEQGETAQIELYRPLEQIHHTIVATGSHDLTMDVLDMLLRKSRPDRFLVSSHVGSMGGIMAIQKGEAHIAGIHLFDESSGTYNQPFVEKYLRGQDVALVQLVYRQQGWIVKKGNPLGIRTVADLAQPGVTYINRQRGAGTRLLLDYLLGQEGIDREAIYGYTREAVSHLSVAAAVAGGTADVGLGIYSAAKAMNLDFIPVAEERYDLLMRGSFFRSREGEQLLECIRSPQFAQEVERLGGYHCRDSGSILYLSPHPWPV; encoded by the coding sequence ATGCGGAAAATCTACTTGGAAGATACCCCGCTCGGAGAAGCGCAGGAGAAAATCAAACAGCGGGTTCATTTTTCACCCAAAACCGAAGTGATTCCCACGGCCGAGGCCCTGGGTCGGGTCACGGCTGAGCCGATCTACGCCAAAGTCTCCATGCCCAACTACCACGCTTCCGCGATGGACGGCATCGCTGTCAAAGCGGAGAAAACCTACGCGGCGCATGAGCAGCATCCGGTTCATCTGAAGCGGGGCGAGGATTATATAGAGGTAGACACGGGCGATCCGATCCCGGATGGGTTTGACGCCGTGATCATGATCGAGCATGTGCATCAGGTAGACGAGGAGACGATCGAAATCCTGGAGGCGGCAGCTCCCTGGCAGCATATTCGCCCGATCGGCGAGGATGTCGTCGTCGGCGAGGTCATCGTCCCCGCGAGGCACAAGCTGCGTCCGGTCGATCTGGGAGCGCTGCTGGCGGGAGGCATCGTGAGCGTGCCTGTCTTCCGGAAGCCGAGGGTCGTCATCATTCCCACCGGTTCGGAGCTGATCCCGCCGTCGGAGCATGTGGCCGAAGGGGAGATTATCGAGTTTAACGGCACCGTCTTTGCCGCATACTTGCGGGAGTGGGGAGCAGAGCCGATCCTGCGCGGCATCGTAGCGGACGACTACGCCCTGATCCGCGAGGCGCTGCGGGAAGCCGTGCAGGAGGCCGACCTGGTGCTCCTCAATGCCGGATCATCCGCGGGACGGGAGGATTTTACCGTCCACGTGGTGGAAGAGCTGGGAGAGGTGCTCACTCACGGCGTTGCGACCCGCCCCGGCAAGCCGGTGGTCGTCGGCATCGTCGAGGGCAAGCCGGTGATCGGCCTGCCGGGCTACCCAGTCTCCGCCTACTTAAATCTGGAATGGTTTGCCCGTTCGCTCATTCACCATTATTATGGAAGCATGGAGCCGGAGCGGCCGCGGATCGAAGCGACCATCGGCAGGCGCATCGTCTCCGTCATGGGCGCAGAGGATTTTATCCGCATGACCGTCGGCTGCATTGATGGAAAATACATTGCCAATCCCCTGACCCGCGCAGCGGGCGTCACGATGTCGATGGTTCGGGCGGACGGCCTATTGCGCATCCCGCCCGGCCATCTGGGCTACGAGCAGGGAGAGACGGCTCAGATCGAACTGTACCGCCCGCTGGAGCAGATTCACCATACGATCGTGGCGACCGGCAGCCATGACCTGACGATGGACGTGCTGGATATGCTGCTCCGTAAGTCCCGTCCCGACCGCTTCCTCGTCTCTTCCCACGTCGGGAGCATGGGCGGAATCATGGCGATTCAAAAAGGCGAGGCCCATATCGCCGGCATCCATCTGTTTGATGAGAGCAGCGGCACCTACAATCAGCCGTTTGTGGAGAAATACCTTCGCGGCCAGGATGTGGCGCTCGTGCAGCTGGTCTACCGCCAGCAGGGCTGGATCGTGAAAAAAGGCAATCCGCTGGGGATCAGGACGGTTGCGGATTTGGCCCAGCCCGGCGTCACCTACATCAATCGGCAGCGGGGCGCAGGGACCCGGCTTTTGCTCGATTACCTGCTGGGGCAGGAGGGCATCGACAGGGAAGCGATCTACGGCTATACACGCGAGGCCGTCTCTCATTTGAGCGTCGCTGCCGCGGTAGCAGGCGGTACGGCAGATGTCGGACTGGGCATCTACTCCGCGGCCAAGGCGATGAATCTGGATTTCATTCCTGTCGCCGAAGAGCGGTATGATCTGTTGATGCGCGGCTCGTTTTTCCGCAGCCGGGAAGGAGAGCAGCTGCTGGAATGCATCCGCTCCCCGCAGTTTGCCCAGGAAGTAGAGCGGCTGGGGGGCTATCATTGTCGAGATTCAGGCAGTATTCTATATTTGTCGCCCCATCCCTGGCCGGTTTGA
- a CDS encoding molybdopterin molybdotransferase MoeA, producing the protein MKFFKVKTVSETLSIIAEQFHPFRPPIKLPITEACGMVLAEDVISGEQVPHFARSTVDGFAVRAQDTYGASDSLPAFLDITSRIEMGRAAQVLLKEGQAQAIPTGGMLPAGADSVVMIEHVEEIGELLNVYRQVAPGENVIRAGDDVERGELVMSAGHRLRPQDLGVLSAIGRTEVQVFPRPTIGILSTGDEVVPTEKKELAPGEVRDINSVTVGAIARQHGAIVIQGGIVRDDYELFAARARELFDQVDVLILSGGSSVGTRDFTVQVMQSLGEPGVLVHGVATKPGKPTILAKAGDKPVMGLPGHPVSAQIMFQLLAVPLLERLQGVRARQTDVRLSAKLSRNVASAVGRTDYIRVKLEERADGLWAIPVFGKSGLISTLVESEGIAEIPENKEGVLEGETVKVYLIQ; encoded by the coding sequence ATGAAATTTTTCAAAGTAAAAACCGTCTCTGAAACCTTGTCCATCATCGCCGAACAATTCCATCCCTTCCGCCCTCCGATCAAGCTGCCGATCACCGAGGCATGCGGCATGGTGCTGGCGGAAGACGTGATCTCCGGCGAGCAGGTTCCCCATTTTGCCCGTTCGACCGTAGACGGCTTTGCCGTGAGGGCGCAGGATACCTACGGGGCCTCCGATTCCTTGCCCGCCTTTCTGGACATTACCAGTCGGATCGAAATGGGGCGGGCGGCACAGGTGCTACTGAAGGAGGGACAGGCTCAGGCCATTCCCACGGGCGGCATGCTTCCGGCAGGCGCGGACAGCGTGGTGATGATTGAGCATGTCGAAGAGATCGGCGAGCTGTTAAATGTGTACCGGCAGGTCGCGCCCGGCGAGAATGTCATCCGCGCCGGGGATGATGTGGAGCGCGGGGAACTGGTCATGTCGGCCGGCCACCGGCTGCGTCCGCAGGATTTGGGCGTCTTGTCCGCCATCGGCAGAACAGAGGTGCAGGTATTTCCCCGGCCCACGATCGGGATCCTCTCCACCGGCGATGAAGTCGTGCCGACGGAGAAAAAAGAACTGGCGCCCGGTGAAGTGCGGGATATCAACAGCGTGACTGTCGGCGCCATCGCCCGGCAGCACGGCGCCATCGTCATCCAGGGGGGCATCGTCCGGGATGATTACGAGCTGTTTGCCGCAAGGGCACGGGAGCTGTTTGACCAAGTGGATGTTCTCATCCTGTCCGGGGGCAGTTCGGTGGGCACGAGAGATTTTACGGTGCAAGTGATGCAGTCACTGGGAGAGCCCGGCGTCCTCGTGCACGGTGTCGCCACCAAGCCGGGCAAGCCGACGATTCTCGCCAAGGCGGGTGACAAGCCGGTGATGGGCTTGCCCGGCCACCCCGTATCCGCGCAGATCATGTTTCAGCTGTTGGCAGTTCCGCTATTGGAGAGACTGCAGGGAGTCCGCGCCCGCCAGACGGATGTGCGGCTGTCTGCCAAGCTGTCGCGCAACGTCGCTTCGGCAGTAGGGCGGACCGACTACATCCGGGTCAAGCTGGAGGAGCGGGCAGACGGCTTGTGGGCGATCCCCGTCTTCGGCAAGTCGGGGTTGATCTCTACGCTGGTGGAGAGCGAGGGAATCGCGGAGATCCCCGAGAATAAAGAGGGTGTGCTGGAAGGCGAGACGGTGAAGGTATACCTGATCCAATAA
- a CDS encoding ubiquitin-like small modifier protein 1: MRVKVFANFREICDAKSVEVPTDNGNRVIDILETLIRMYPALEDEVFTPERTLKPFVHVFLNGRNVIHAEGLETEVQEDDQFALFPPVAGG; encoded by the coding sequence ATGAGAGTAAAGGTATTTGCCAATTTCCGTGAAATCTGCGATGCCAAGTCGGTGGAAGTGCCTACGGATAACGGAAATCGGGTCATCGACATTCTTGAGACGCTGATCCGTATGTATCCTGCGTTGGAAGATGAGGTCTTCACACCGGAGCGAACACTCAAACCATTCGTACACGTCTTCCTCAACGGACGCAACGTCATTCACGCTGAGGGGCTGGAGACAGAAGTGCAGGAAGATGATCAGTTTGCGCTGTTCCCTCCTGTGGCAGGAGGCTGA
- a CDS encoding aldehyde ferredoxin oxidoreductase family protein, whose product MNLGGFKNREILVDLSSGAVDYREINEELAKKYIGGRGLGVKYVYDNGPQVEPFSEENILCVMTGPVTGSRSAMSGRLCMVTKSPLTNTVTDSHMGGWSAARLKWAGIDNVIIKGKSDRPVYLYIENGQGELRDASDLWGQGTRATVKAMQERYGKEDLSVICIGQAGENLIRYAGFMNENDRAAGRGGTGAVAGSKKLKAIVIKAAQKGNMPTPAQDEEYKQANQKALKAIMEGGLTAPKKGGLSVYGTNVLTNIINEVGALPAMNSKFSHWEGAEGHSGETVNATLLVADNTCHACPVACKKEVEVKEGKYKTRVESFEYESGWALGANCGLGDAAAISYIINLCNEHGMDTIELGNTLSCMMEAYERGLTEERIDWGDADRMIELTEMLVFRRGIGDVLAEGTARAAKYFGDENLAMVVKGQAIPAYDPRGIQGIGLGYATSNRGACHLRGYTVASEIAGIPMPTDRLQPEGKGELLKVFQDLLAFSDSMNICKFSSFSENAENYAEQYSAMTGVPVTADDVMKIGERIYNLERHYNNLAGFDKREDDYLPKRFTEEAATGNSAGHVSRMDIMLDEYYQVRGWVDGVVPEEKLKELGIA is encoded by the coding sequence ATGAACCTGGGAGGTTTTAAAAACCGCGAAATTTTGGTCGATCTCTCCTCCGGAGCCGTTGATTATCGGGAAATCAATGAGGAATTGGCCAAGAAGTATATCGGCGGCCGCGGGCTGGGAGTGAAATACGTCTACGACAACGGGCCGCAGGTGGAACCGTTTTCCGAAGAGAACATCCTCTGTGTCATGACGGGACCGGTGACGGGCTCCCGTTCGGCGATGAGCGGCCGCCTCTGCATGGTGACCAAATCTCCGCTGACCAACACCGTGACGGACTCGCACATGGGCGGATGGTCGGCAGCGCGGCTGAAGTGGGCCGGCATCGACAACGTCATTATCAAAGGAAAGAGCGATCGCCCGGTTTACCTCTACATCGAAAACGGCCAGGGCGAGTTGCGTGACGCCAGCGACCTCTGGGGACAGGGTACCCGCGCGACGGTCAAAGCCATGCAGGAGCGCTACGGCAAAGAAGACCTGAGTGTGATCTGCATCGGACAAGCGGGAGAAAATCTGATTCGCTACGCGGGCTTTATGAACGAGAATGACCGGGCTGCCGGCCGGGGCGGCACTGGGGCGGTCGCAGGCAGCAAAAAGCTGAAAGCGATCGTAATCAAGGCGGCGCAAAAAGGGAACATGCCGACGCCAGCGCAGGATGAAGAGTATAAACAAGCCAACCAGAAAGCGCTCAAGGCGATTATGGAAGGCGGCCTGACGGCACCGAAAAAAGGCGGCCTCTCTGTCTACGGCACCAACGTCCTCACCAATATCATCAACGAAGTGGGCGCACTTCCCGCGATGAACTCCAAGTTCTCGCACTGGGAGGGAGCCGAGGGCCACAGCGGCGAGACGGTCAATGCCACTCTGCTGGTTGCGGACAACACCTGCCACGCTTGTCCGGTAGCCTGCAAAAAGGAAGTGGAAGTGAAGGAAGGCAAGTACAAGACCCGCGTCGAAAGTTTTGAGTACGAGTCCGGCTGGGCGCTCGGGGCAAACTGCGGACTGGGTGATGCGGCGGCCATCTCCTACATCATCAATCTCTGCAACGAGCACGGGATGGATACGATCGAGCTCGGAAATACGCTCTCCTGTATGATGGAGGCCTATGAGCGCGGCTTGACCGAGGAGCGGATCGATTGGGGCGATGCCGACCGGATGATCGAACTGACCGAGATGCTCGTCTTCCGCCGGGGCATCGGCGATGTTCTCGCCGAGGGAACAGCGCGCGCGGCCAAGTATTTCGGCGACGAAAATCTGGCCATGGTCGTCAAGGGGCAAGCGATTCCGGCCTACGATCCGCGCGGCATCCAAGGCATCGGGCTGGGCTATGCCACCAGCAACCGGGGAGCCTGCCATTTGCGCGGCTATACGGTCGCGAGCGAGATCGCGGGCATTCCGATGCCGACCGACCGCCTGCAGCCAGAAGGAAAAGGCGAGCTGCTGAAGGTATTCCAAGACCTCTTGGCGTTCTCCGATTCGATGAATATCTGCAAATTCTCCTCCTTCTCGGAAAACGCCGAGAACTACGCGGAGCAGTATTCCGCCATGACGGGCGTGCCGGTTACAGCCGATGACGTCATGAAAATCGGCGAGCGCATCTACAATCTGGAGCGCCACTACAACAATCTGGCTGGCTTTGACAAGCGGGAAGACGACTACCTGCCGAAGCGCTTTACGGAAGAGGCGGCGACCGGCAACAGCGCTGGACACGTCAGCCGGATGGATATCATGCTGGATGAATATTACCAGGTGCGCGGCTGGGTAGATGGCGTCGTGCCGGAGGAAAAACTGAAAGAGCTCGGCATCGCGTAA